Part of the Jatrophihabitans sp. GAS493 genome, CGACGTCATCTTCAAGCACACCGAGGGCTACGACGGCCTGCCTGATCTGACGGCGTTGAAAGCCTTCATCCTGAGTGCCCAGCAGACTGCGGGTGCGTATGCGCGCAACTACGGCGGCACGGTGCACGAGATCCGCAAGGCCCAGCGTGTCAACGCAGCGTTCCAGCAGGTGCTCGACCAGCCGGGGGCGGCCGAAGCACTCCAGCATCCGGCGCTGAAGGCGCTGCTGGAAGAGGCTGCGGACTAGCCCGCAGCGTCTTCAAAACAGCGGCGATCGGGTACGGAGGACAGCTATGTCGGATCACATCTCAGGGCCCCGCGCCCTGGCGGAGCCAATCGCCGACATCACTGATTTCTATGCCTTTCCGAGTCCGCAGCGGCCCGGCCACCTCGTCCTGGTGATGAACACGATGCCCTTCGCGGGACCGTCCGACGTCCTCTCTGACGGCCTGGTTTACCGCTTTCGGCTGCGCCCGCTCACCGCGACGGCGGCCGACCAGCCTGACCAGACTCACTTTCAAGCGCCCTTCCAGGCCGGTGCGCCGGAGTACGTGTTCGACTGTGTCTTCTCGCCGGCATCCGGCGGTGCCACGACCGGCGGTGCCGCTACCGGCGATGTCACCCAGGACGGCGAGTGCTCCACTCCTGACGGCCAGAGAGTCTCGTTCCGCACGAATGACCCGGACGGCGGCTCGGGCTCCGGGGTTCGGGTCTTCGCGGGTCCACGCTGGGATCCCTTCATCATGGACGCGCGGGCGGCGGTGCAGACGATCGCATCGGAGAAGCTCGCGTTCACCGACTCCGGCTCGATCTTCCTCGACGGCAAGAACGTCCTCAGTCTCGTGGTCGAGATCGACTGCGGACTGCTGGGCGGCGACGCGACTCTGGTCGGCGTGGTCGCGGAGACCCGAACCCGCGGCGCGGTCAGCGTCCGGCTGGAGCGCGTCGGGCGCCCTGAGGTGAAGAACATGCTGCTGGCACCGAAGCAGTTCGACCCGGTCAACCGCGATCTCGAGATCCGCGACCTCTACAACATGGAGGACGCGTTCCATCTCGGCGGGTCTTACGCCGGGGCGTACCGGGCCCGGTTGAACGCGAATCTGGCCTTCTGGGATGGTC contains:
- a CDS encoding DUF4331 family protein, with translation MSDHISGPRALAEPIADITDFYAFPSPQRPGHLVLVMNTMPFAGPSDVLSDGLVYRFRLRPLTATAADQPDQTHFQAPFQAGAPEYVFDCVFSPASGGATTGGAATGDVTQDGECSTPDGQRVSFRTNDPDGGSGSGVRVFAGPRWDPFIMDARAAVQTIASEKLAFTDSGSIFLDGKNVLSLVVEIDCGLLGGDATLVGVVAETRTRGAVSVRLERVGRPEVKNMLLAPKQFDPVNRDLEIRDLYNMEDAFHLGGSYAGAYRARLNANLAFWDGLDGKVDWPLNDAGSHPLTELVLSDFLVVDVTKPYLERGSFLEVELAARRGVPHTTCGGRALNDDVMDTLFTQWVNAGTGPTISDGVDQASRPASRTFPYLAAPNPDPPERPEHL